A DNA window from Vigna angularis cultivar LongXiaoDou No.4 chromosome 1, ASM1680809v1, whole genome shotgun sequence contains the following coding sequences:
- the LOC108325835 gene encoding expansin-like B1 has translation MALSLLCPLLATFLFMQTLADTSFIQSRAAYYPNSEENGTDVGACGFGSFGATVNGGDVSAASDLYRNGVGCGACYQVRCSNSAYCSGNGVTIVITDQGSSANTDFILSQRAFGGMAINKDAAASLLALGVVDIEYRRVSCSYPGKNITVKIHESSNNPHYLAFVLWFQQGSKDITAVQLCETENFVCKLLDRSHGAVWTTTAPPSGPLGLRMLFSDEEGEDESWIVPVNNIPQDWKAEETYDLGVQVN, from the exons ATGGCTCTTTCTCTTTTGTGTCCTCTTCTTGCCACCTTTCTTTTCATGCAAACTCTGGCAGATACTTCCTTTATTCAATCTCGTGCAGCATATTACCCAAACTCTGAAGAAAATGGCACAGACG TTGGTGCATGTGGATTTGGTTCCTTTGGTGCCACTGTTAATGGTGGGGATGTATCAGCTGCATCTGATCTTTATCGAAATGGTGTTGGCTGTGGTGCCTGTTACCAG GTGAGATGTAGCAATAGTGCTTATTGCTCAGGCAATGGTGTGACGATAGTAATAACTGACCAAGGCTCAAGTGCTAACACTGACTTCATTCTTAGCCAACGAGCTTTTGGTGGGATGGCTATCAACAAGGATGCAGCTGCTTCTCTATTAGCTCTTGGCGTAGTTGATATTGAATATAGACG GGTTTCATGCAGCTACCCAGGCAAAAACATTACAGTTAAGATACATGAGAGTAGCAACAACCCTCACTATTTGGCTTTTGTCTTATGGTTTCAACAAGGAAGTAAAGACATAACTGCTGTGCAACTTTGCGAG ACTGAGAACTTTGTGTGCAAGTTACTGGATCGGAGTCATGGAGCAGTATGGACCACCACTGCGCCACCGAGTGGACCTTTGGGTTTGAGGATGTTGTTTAGTGATGAAGAAGGGGAAGACGAATCATGGATCGTTCCGGTTAATAACATTCCACAGGACTGGAAGGCTGAAGAAACGTACGACTTAGGGGTACAAGTGAACTAA